The Tautonia plasticadhaerens nucleotide sequence CGCCCTGGCCTTGAACGACCGGGGCGAGGTGGTCGGCCATGCCTCGGGCTCGGGGGACGGGATGGCGCAACGCGGCTTCCTGTGGCGCGACGGCGCGATGATCGACCTCGCCCCGGGCCACCCCGAGCTGCACATGGCCGCCACGGCGATCAACAACCGGGGGCAGGTCGCCGGGCAGATCTCCGCCTTCGGGCCGGAGGGGCCGTACTCGGGGCAGATCTTCCTGTTCGACGACGAGCGGGGGTTCCGGCCGATCGAGAGCATCGGCATCGGCCACAGCTCGGCGAAGGCGATCAACGACGACGGCGTCGTCGTCGGCCAGTCCGACTGGAAGGCCGTGGTCGTCCTGGATGAGACGGTCCTCGACCTGAACCTGCTGACCGGGGGGCTGGGCGAATGGTCGCTCACCGACGCATGGGACGTGACCGAGGACGGCTGGATCTACGCCTTCGGCGAGATCCGGAGGCCCATCGAGCAGGGCGGCGGCCTGATCGATTCCGGGCCCCACTGGCTCCGCCCGGTGGCCACCCCCGAGCCCGCCTCGGTCGTCGCCTGGCTCGGCCTGGCCGGGCTCGTCTCGGGCTGGAGGGCCCTCGGGCGTCGACGGGCCTCGTCGGGCGTCCGCGGCCGTCGGCCGTGAGCCGACCCGGACGCCGTCGGTTGTCGTCGCCGCCGGGGCGCTGCTACACTGGATTTCCTGGAGACGACCGCGCGCACGCCCCGACCCGACCCGAGCCGAAGGGGAGGCTCCCATGCCCCCGATCCGGATGAACCGACGCCACTTCCTGGGATGCTCCGCCGCCGCCGGCTGGGCGATCTCGCAGGGGAGGGAGGTCGAGGGGGCGATGAACTTGCCCCCGGTGCGGCTCGGGCTGATCGGCCTGGGCAACCGGGGGACGGCGCTGCTGAGGGCGGCGCTGGACCTCCCCGAGGCGGAGATCGTCGCCGTCGCCGACGTCGAGGAGCGGCACCGACGCCGGGCCTGCGGGATCGCCGAGAAGGCCCGGGGGAGGCGGCCCGACGAGTACGCCGACCCGTCCGACCTGCTGGTGAGGGAGGACGTCGAGGCGGTGCTCGTCGCCCTGCCCAACGTGCATCACCTCTCCTGGAATTGCCTCGCCCTGGCCTCCGGCAAGCACCTGTATGCCGAGAAGCCCCTTTGCCTGACCCTGGAGGAGTGCGACCTGCTGATCGCCGAGGCCGATCGACGCCCCGATCAGGTCGTCCACGTCGGATTTCAGCGCCGGTCGAACCCCCGGTTCCGAGAAGGGGTCGAACTGATCCGGAGCGGCGAGCTCGGCTCGATCCTCGAGGCCCGATCCTCCTGGACCAGCAGCAACGGCCCGGTCGACGGCCACCTCGGCTGGCTGGGCAAGCGGGAGCAATCCGGCGACTGGATGATGGAACAAGGGGTGCACGTCTGGGACTGGCTGCACTGGATCGCCGGGGGGCCCCCGGCCCGGGCCTGCGGCTACGGGCGGCGCGACGTCTTCGCCGACCTCCGGCCCGGCCGGGACGTGACCGACCACTACACCGTCACCCTGGAGTGGCCGGACGGCTTCCACGCCTCGTTCGTGCATAGCTGGGTGGATCCGGCGGACGACTCCTTCACCGGGATCTCCCAGCGGGTGGTCGGCACCGCCGGGGGCTTCGACTTCGGCACCGGCACCGCCACCTTCCGGGACCGCTCCCTCCCCCGCCGGGCCCTGCACCCCGGCAACCTGCCCGACACCCGCTTCGCCCTCTCCTCCTTCCTGTTCGCCATCCGGTCCCCCGAGCCCATCGCCCCGCCGGTCACCCTGGCCGAGGCCCGGGACGCGACGCTGACCGCCCTGCTGGTGCGGAAGGCGGTCGACGAGCGTCGGGTGGTGGGCC carries:
- a CDS encoding Gfo/Idh/MocA family protein, which codes for MPPIRMNRRHFLGCSAAAGWAISQGREVEGAMNLPPVRLGLIGLGNRGTALLRAALDLPEAEIVAVADVEERHRRRACGIAEKARGRRPDEYADPSDLLVREDVEAVLVALPNVHHLSWNCLALASGKHLYAEKPLCLTLEECDLLIAEADRRPDQVVHVGFQRRSNPRFREGVELIRSGELGSILEARSSWTSSNGPVDGHLGWLGKREQSGDWMMEQGVHVWDWLHWIAGGPPARACGYGRRDVFADLRPGRDVTDHYTVTLEWPDGFHASFVHSWVDPADDSFTGISQRVVGTAGGFDFGTGTATFRDRSLPRRALHPGNLPDTRFALSSFLFAIRSPEPIAPPVTLAEARDATLTALLVRKAVDERRVVGLDEVGSGPAA